From a region of the Panicum virgatum strain AP13 chromosome 2K, P.virgatum_v5, whole genome shotgun sequence genome:
- the LOC120688375 gene encoding monooxygenase 2-like isoform X2 → MRMRSPAAGGRDLREFSFEEEAPGQEVRAVERRVLLETLASKLPPGTISFSSKLKSIAEQGPDGTLLELEDGRQILSKIVIGCDGVNSPIARWMGFSEPRYVGHMAFRGLAEYADGQPFEPKVNYIYGRGVRAGFVPVSPTKVYWFICFNRQDPGPKITDPAALKGESLDLVRGWPSDLLDVMRSTPEGAVVRTPLVDRWLWPGRAPSASRGGRVVLAGDAWHPMTPNLGQGACCALEDAVVLARRLAPAAGADGVEVAMRAYEAERWARVFPLTARAGLVGALVQWENPAVCAARDGVVIPRLVRLGPFLEHTNFECDLIEPAPQSP, encoded by the exons ATGAGGatgcggtcgccggcggcgggcgggcgggatcTGCGCGAGTTCTCCTTCGAGGAAGAAGCCCCCGG GCAGGAGGTGCGAGCGGTGGAGAGGAGAGTGCTTCTCGAGACGCTTGCTTCAAAGCTGCCACCAGGCACGATATCATTCTCATCCAAACTGAAATCGATTGCAGAGCAAGGGCCTGATGGCACCCTGCTGGAACTCGAGGATGGGAGACAGATTCTCTCCAAG ATTGTGATCGGCTGCGACGGCGTGAACTCGCCGATCGCGAGGTGGATGGGCTTCTCCGAGCCCCGGTACGTCGGGCACATGGCGTTCCGGGGGCTCGCGGAGTACGCCGACGGACAACCGTTCGAGCCCAAGGTGAACTACATCTACGGCCGAGGTGTCCGTGCCGGGTTTGTCCCGGTCTCCCCGACCAAAGTCTACTGGTTCATCTGCTTTAACAGACAAGATCCAG GCCCAAAGATCACCGACCCGGCGGCGCTCAAGGGCGAGTCGCTGGACCTCGTCCGCGGCTGGCCATCCGACCTCCTCGACGTGATGCGCAGCACGCCCGAGGGCGCCGTGGTGCGGACGCCGCTCGTGGACCGGTGGCTCTGGCCGGGCCGGGCGCCGAGCGCGTCGAGGGGCGGCCGCGTGGTGCTGGCCGGCGACGCGTGGCACCCCATGACGCCCAACCTCGGCCAGGGCGCGTGCTGCGCGCTTGAGGACGCTGTCGTCCTggcgcgccgcctcgcgcccgccgcgggcgcggACGGCGTCGAGGTGGCGATGCGCGCGTACGAGGCGGAGCGGTGGGCGCGCGTGTTCCCGCTgacggcgcgcgcggggctTGTGGGCGCGCTTGTGCAGTGGGAGAACCCCGCGGTGTGCGCGGCGCGCGACGGCGTGGTGATCCCGAGGCTCGTCAGGCTGGGTCCGTTCCTGGAGCACACCAACTTCGAGTGCGACCTAATCGAGCCGGCGCCGCAGTCGCCATGA
- the LOC120688363 gene encoding 40S ribosomal protein S15a-1-like isoform X2 — translation MVRVSVLNDALKSMYNAEKRGKRQVMIRPSSKVIIKFLLVMQRHGYIGEFEYVDDHRAGKIVVELNGRLNKCGVISPRFDVGVKEIEGWTARLLPSRQFGYIVLTTSAGIMDHEEARRKNVGGKVLGFFY, via the exons ATGGTGAGGGTCAGTGTGCTCAACGATGCACTGAAGTCCATGTACAATGCTGAGAAGAGGGGGAAAAGACAGGTCATGATCAGGCCGTCATCCAAGGTTATCATCAAGTTCTTGTTGGTCATGCAGCGTCATG GCTACATTGGTGAGTTCGAATATGTGGATGACCATCGTGCTGGAAAGATTGTGGTGGAACTGAATGGAAGACTAAACAAATGTGGTGTGATCAGCCCTCGCTTTGATGTTGGTGTAAAGGAGATTGAAGGTTGGACTGCCAGGCTGCTCCCATCTCGTCAG TTTGGCTACATAGTGTTGACAACTTCTGCTGGCATTATGGACCATGAGGAGGCCCGGCGGAAGAATGTTGGTGGCAAGGTGCTAGGTTTCTTCTACTGA
- the LOC120688363 gene encoding 40S ribosomal protein S15a-1-like isoform X1, whose protein sequence is MVVSYATLSAMSPLQLFPSSGKVSMVRVSVLNDALKSMYNAEKRGKRQVMIRPSSKVIIKFLLVMQRHGYIGEFEYVDDHRAGKIVVELNGRLNKCGVISPRFDVGVKEIEGWTARLLPSRQFGYIVLTTSAGIMDHEEARRKNVGGKVLGFFY, encoded by the exons ATGGTTGTTTCATATGCTACTCTCTCCGCCATGTCTCCCTTACAACTGTTTCCCTCATCAGGTAAGGTCAGCATGGTGAGGGTCAGTGTGCTCAACGATGCACTGAAGTCCATGTACAATGCTGAGAAGAGGGGGAAAAGACAGGTCATGATCAGGCCGTCATCCAAGGTTATCATCAAGTTCTTGTTGGTCATGCAGCGTCATG GCTACATTGGTGAGTTCGAATATGTGGATGACCATCGTGCTGGAAAGATTGTGGTGGAACTGAATGGAAGACTAAACAAATGTGGTGTGATCAGCCCTCGCTTTGATGTTGGTGTAAAGGAGATTGAAGGTTGGACTGCCAGGCTGCTCCCATCTCGTCAG TTTGGCTACATAGTGTTGACAACTTCTGCTGGCATTATGGACCATGAGGAGGCCCGGCGGAAGAATGTTGGTGGCAAGGTGCTAGGTTTCTTCTACTGA
- the LOC120688388 gene encoding nucleoside diphosphate kinase 1 codes for MEQTFIMIKPDGVQRGLIGDIISRFEKKGFYLKGMKFMNVERSFAQQHYADLSDKPFFPGLVEYIISGPVVAMVWEGKDVVLTGRRIIGATKPWEAAPGTIRGDYAVEVGRNVIHGSDSVENGKKEIALWFPEGVAEWRSNLHPWIYEA; via the exons ATGGAGCAGACCTTCATCATGATCAAGCCCGACGGCGTCCAGCGGGGCCTG ATCGGGGACATCATCAGTCGGTTCGAGAAGAAAGGGTTCTACCTCAAGG GGATGAAGTTTATGAATGTGGAGAGGTCCTTTGCACAGCAGCACTACGCTGACCTTTCTGACAAGCCCTTTTTTCCCGGGTTGGTGGAGTACATCATTTCTGGACCTGTTGTCGCAATGGTGTGGGAGGGGAAGGACGTTGTGTTGACTGGCCGCAGGATCATTGGGGCCACCAAGCCTTGGGAGGCTGCCCCTGGCACCATCCGTGGTGACTATGCCGTTGAAGTTGGCAG GAATGTCATCCATGGAAGTGACTCCGTGGAAAATGGAAAGAAGGAGATTGCTCTTTGGTTCCCTGAAGGTGTGGCAGAGTGGAGAAGCAACCTTCATCCCTGGATCTATGAGGCTTAA
- the LOC120688355 gene encoding protein VASCULAR ASSOCIATED DEATH 1, chloroplastic-like yields the protein MASPTVASPGRASPAVTPTTAPSPVSPPRRLLSAPPAVDASGGSSPASANSGDQLSAPDASSPMLASRSEEYRLLFRLPPDEVLVQDFNCALQENILLQGHMYLFLHHICFYSNIFGYETKKTIPLQEVTDVRKAKTAAIFPNAIEIVAGGKRHFFGSFLSRDEAYRIIVDGWEQHVSDAKLLLERQETKSASSSEENGYVLLEGTNESKQDEEPSPQDRSVNDTAVSSSSADGDDSNVNISKRFSKVEENGTEDNIIALNPFNFGPVDEAAPSVPESYTMIVESKFQVPVEALFNFLLSDGAFDFLDDFHKKCGDKDFSCSKWRSDEQGGLVRDVSFLHPIKFYLGAKCGTCQEVQKLRVYKNRHLMIQTSQSIGDAPYGDHFTVEGIWDVEQDSLDGNCCFLRIYINVAFSKKTIFRGKIDQSTKDECREVFGLWIKLGHDLLKQENNRPKGASSSTNAGLQLGATDNVENAVENAVPMASSTQDESGVRSLIPPIQDHQHRTGRDSSTTSTSQELWGSLTSYMKSSQLGPVLAVVLVAFIILMQVTIIVLLTRSPQVQMAPHGISPSSLGYSKESIEWVQKRLSLLSEEMQLAEAHMETMRHEFAWLRSHLERLERLRGST from the exons ATGGCCTCGCCCAccgtcgcctcgccgggccgggcgagCCCCGCGGTCACCCCCACCACCGCGCCCTCGCCGGTGtccccgccgcggcgcctcttgtcggcgccgcccgccgtcgacgCGTCCGGGGGATCCTCCCCGGCCTCCGCCAACTCCGGGGACCAGCTCTCCGCCCCCGACGCCTCG AGCCCGATGCTCGCGAGCAGGAGCGAGGAGTACAGGCTTCTGTTCCGGCTGCCGCCCGACGAG GTTCTCGTGCAAGATTTTAACTGTGCTCTCCAAGAAAATATTCTGCTTCAG GGGCATATGTATTTATTTCTTCACCATATATGCTTCTACTCAAACATATTTGGATATGAGACGAAG AAAACAATACCTTTGCAGGAGGTAACTGATGTTCGTAAAGCAAAGACAGCTGCCATTTTTCCTAATGCCATTGAAATTGTTGCTGGTGGTAAAAGG CACTTTTTTGGATCTTTCTTGTCACGTGATGAAGCTTATCGAATTATAGTGGATGGTTGGGAACAGCATGTTAGTGATGCAAAATTGCTCCTTGAACGTCAG GAGACAAAGTCAGCAAGTAGCAGTGAAGAAAATGGTTATGTTTTATTGGAAGGAACAAATGAATCTAAACAAGATGAAGAGCCATCACCACAGGACAG GTCTGTCAATGACACAGCTGTCTCAAGTAGTAGTGCTGATGGTGATGATTCCAACGTCAATATTTCCAAAAGGTTTTCAAAAGTTGAGGAGAATGGAACCGAAGACAACATCATTGCACTAAACCCATTCAACTTCGGGCCAGTTGATGAGGCTGCTCCTAGTG TACCTGAATCTTATACTATGATTGTGGAGTCAAAGTTTCAG GTCCCTGTGGAGGCCCTTTTCAATTTCTTATTGTCAGATGGTGCTTTTGACTTTTTGGATGATTTCCACAAAAAATGTGGTGACAAAG ATTTTAGTTGTTCCAAATGGCGTTCAGATGAGCAAGGAGGACTTGTGAGGGATGTTTCATTTTTGCATCCAATAAAATTTTATCTTG GTGCAAAATGTGGGACCTGTCAGGAGGTTCAGAAACTTCGTGTTTACAAAAACCG GCATCTAATGATTCAAACTTCTCAATCAATAGGTGATGCACCATATGGGGACCATTTCACAGTAGAG GGGATCTGGGATGTTGAACAAGATAGCCTAGATGGGAACTGTTGTTTCCTTAGGATATATATTAACGTAGCCTTCTCAAAGAAAACCATATTTAGAG GGAAGATAGACCAGTCAACAAAAGATGAATGCCGTGAAGTTTTCGGGCTCTGGATTAAGCTT GGTCATGATCTTTTGAAGCAGGAGAATAATCGACCGAAAG GCGCTTCCAGCTCAACCAATGCTGGTCTTCAGTTAGGGGCTACAGACAATGTGGAAAATGCTGTGGAAAATGCAGTTCCAATGGCAAGTTCCACACAGGATGAATCTGGTGTGAGAAGCCTCATTCCTCCTATCCAAGATCACCAGCATAGAACAGGAAGAGATTCTTCTACAACATCCACTTCACAAGAATTGTGGGGTTCACTAACATCGTACATGAAATCGAGCCAACTAGGCCCAGTGCTAGCAGTGGTACTGGTGGCTTTCATTATCCTAATGCAG GTAACCATCATAGTCCTACTAACAAGATCCCCCCAGGTCCAAATGGCACCTCATGGGATTTCCCCGAGCAGTTTAGGATACAGCAAAGAAAGCATAGAGTGGGTGCAGAAGCGCCTCAGCTTACTAAGCGAGGAGATGCAGCTAGCGGAGGCACACATGGAGACGATGAGGCACGAGTTTGCCTGGCTCAGGTCACATCTGGAGAGACTGGAGAGGCTGAGGGGCAGTACATGA
- the LOC120688375 gene encoding monooxygenase 3-like isoform X1: MRGRVLCLLSYSWSGTCGSRSPTLPNQDGKTKPGTLELWRQLSTAPAQETPAVAMALTTSTFLCSPPLPRPRRPRLRRRYSAAASTVTDSATTRRSDESIVIVGAGVAGLATALALRRLGVGAAVLEQGATLRAGGTSLTLFKNGWRVLDAIGVADELRAKYLRIQGMRMRSPAAGGRDLREFSFEEEAPGQEVRAVERRVLLETLASKLPPGTISFSSKLKSIAEQGPDGTLLELEDGRQILSKIVIGCDGVNSPIARWMGFSEPRYVGHMAFRGLAEYADGQPFEPKVNYIYGRGVRAGFVPVSPTKVYWFICFNRQDPGPKITDPAALKGESLDLVRGWPSDLLDVMRSTPEGAVVRTPLVDRWLWPGRAPSASRGGRVVLAGDAWHPMTPNLGQGACCALEDAVVLARRLAPAAGADGVEVAMRAYEAERWARVFPLTARAGLVGALVQWENPAVCAARDGVVIPRLVRLGPFLEHTNFECDLIEPAPQSP; encoded by the exons ATGCGTGGACGTGTCTTGTGCTTGCTCTCTTACTCCTGGTCAGGAACATGTGGCTCCAGGTCCCCCACTCTTCCAAACCAAGACGGCAAGACCAAACCTGGAACTCTCGAACTATGGCGCCAACTCTCCACAGCTCCTGCCCAAGAAACTCCTGCCGTCGCCATGGCACTGACCACCTCCACCTTCCTCTGCTCACCTCCGCTCCCCCGTCCACGCcgtccccgcctccgccgccgctacaGTGCCGCCGCATCCACCGTCACCGACTCGGCGACGACGCGGCGGTCGGATGAGAGCATCGTCATCGTGGGCGCGGGCGTCGCGGGCCTGGCCACCGCGCTCGCCCTGCGCCGGctcggcgtgggcgcggccgtGCTGGAGCAGGGCGCGACCCTGCGCGCGGGCGGCACGTCCCTGACGCTGTTCAAGAACGGGTGGCGCGTGCTGGACGCCATCGGCGTCGCCGACGAGCTCCGCGCCAAGTACCTGCGCATCCAAGG GATGAGGatgcggtcgccggcggcgggcgggcgggatcTGCGCGAGTTCTCCTTCGAGGAAGAAGCCCCCGG GCAGGAGGTGCGAGCGGTGGAGAGGAGAGTGCTTCTCGAGACGCTTGCTTCAAAGCTGCCACCAGGCACGATATCATTCTCATCCAAACTGAAATCGATTGCAGAGCAAGGGCCTGATGGCACCCTGCTGGAACTCGAGGATGGGAGACAGATTCTCTCCAAG ATTGTGATCGGCTGCGACGGCGTGAACTCGCCGATCGCGAGGTGGATGGGCTTCTCCGAGCCCCGGTACGTCGGGCACATGGCGTTCCGGGGGCTCGCGGAGTACGCCGACGGACAACCGTTCGAGCCCAAGGTGAACTACATCTACGGCCGAGGTGTCCGTGCCGGGTTTGTCCCGGTCTCCCCGACCAAAGTCTACTGGTTCATCTGCTTTAACAGACAAGATCCAG GCCCAAAGATCACCGACCCGGCGGCGCTCAAGGGCGAGTCGCTGGACCTCGTCCGCGGCTGGCCATCCGACCTCCTCGACGTGATGCGCAGCACGCCCGAGGGCGCCGTGGTGCGGACGCCGCTCGTGGACCGGTGGCTCTGGCCGGGCCGGGCGCCGAGCGCGTCGAGGGGCGGCCGCGTGGTGCTGGCCGGCGACGCGTGGCACCCCATGACGCCCAACCTCGGCCAGGGCGCGTGCTGCGCGCTTGAGGACGCTGTCGTCCTggcgcgccgcctcgcgcccgccgcgggcgcggACGGCGTCGAGGTGGCGATGCGCGCGTACGAGGCGGAGCGGTGGGCGCGCGTGTTCCCGCTgacggcgcgcgcggggctTGTGGGCGCGCTTGTGCAGTGGGAGAACCCCGCGGTGTGCGCGGCGCGCGACGGCGTGGTGATCCCGAGGCTCGTCAGGCTGGGTCCGTTCCTGGAGCACACCAACTTCGAGTGCGACCTAATCGAGCCGGCGCCGCAGTCGCCATGA